One region of Blastocatellia bacterium genomic DNA includes:
- a CDS encoding 2-oxoacid:ferredoxin oxidoreductase subunit beta, which translates to MTEAEHPLDQFLRADRLPHIWCPGCGIGIAMRCLVLALEELGRPLDRVVVVSGIGCSARVAGYVRLDGFHTTHGRAIPFATGLKLANPDLTVIVFSGDGDLAAIGGNHLIHAARRNLDLTVICVNNFIYGMTGGQFGPTTPLSARSTTTPYGNFEPPFNLMALVAASGAVYVARWTVFHVRRLITAFQEAIAKKGFSFVEVLSPCPTGYLRRNKLGEAVDMMRYFKANSEIRHGADPAEVGIEMGGKLILGKFVDLERPTYQERMRQQLAAFFVEPYVEKVSEEVEAEEVES; encoded by the coding sequence ACATCTGGTGCCCGGGGTGCGGCATCGGCATCGCCATGCGTTGCTTGGTGCTCGCTTTGGAAGAGCTGGGACGGCCGCTGGATCGCGTGGTTGTCGTCTCGGGCATCGGCTGCTCGGCGCGCGTCGCCGGATATGTCCGGCTCGATGGGTTCCACACGACGCACGGCCGCGCGATCCCCTTCGCGACGGGACTGAAGCTCGCCAATCCTGATCTCACGGTGATCGTCTTCAGCGGCGATGGGGACTTAGCGGCCATCGGGGGGAATCACCTCATCCATGCGGCGCGTCGTAATCTCGACCTGACCGTCATCTGCGTGAACAATTTCATCTACGGCATGACCGGCGGCCAATTCGGTCCGACGACGCCGCTCTCGGCCCGCAGCACGACCACACCGTACGGGAACTTCGAGCCCCCCTTTAACCTCATGGCCCTGGTCGCCGCCAGCGGTGCCGTCTACGTCGCTCGCTGGACCGTATTCCACGTCCGGCGCTTGATCACCGCTTTTCAGGAAGCCATCGCCAAAAAGGGCTTCAGTTTCGTGGAAGTCCTCTCGCCTTGCCCGACCGGATACTTGCGCCGGAATAAGCTGGGCGAAGCTGTGGACATGATGCGTTATTTCAAAGCCAACAGTGAGATCCGACACGGAGCCGATCCGGCTGAGGTGGGGATCGAGATGGGAGGCAAGCTCATCCTCGGAAAGTTCGTCGATCTCGAGCGTCCGACTTATCAGGAGCGCATGCGGCAGCAGCTGGCGGCCTTTTTCGTCGAACCGTATGTGGAGAAAGTGAGTGAGGAGGTGGAGGCCGAGGAGGTCGAATCATGA
- a CDS encoding 2-oxoacid:acceptor oxidoreductase family protein, translating into MSRWEVKIAGFGGQGIVLAGYLLGKAAAVYDRRHATMVQSYGPEARGSACVSQVIIADEPIYYPYVTEPDVVVAMSQEAYTKFAAEVKPNGLLLVERDLVALDTVRLDFARSGGNGVRLHALSATKIAEELGHRIVANIVMLGFLCALAPLVSPSGMKEALRSSLPKSAIELNLMAFDAGYERGLQVRI; encoded by the coding sequence ATGAGCCGATGGGAAGTGAAGATCGCAGGATTCGGGGGACAAGGAATCGTCTTAGCTGGGTATCTCCTCGGCAAAGCGGCCGCCGTCTACGATCGGCGCCATGCGACGATGGTGCAATCCTATGGCCCGGAAGCCCGCGGGAGCGCCTGCGTCAGTCAAGTCATCATTGCCGACGAGCCGATCTACTACCCCTACGTCACCGAACCGGACGTGGTGGTCGCTATGTCTCAAGAGGCGTATACGAAATTCGCCGCCGAGGTGAAACCCAACGGGCTATTGCTCGTCGAACGAGATTTAGTGGCGCTCGATACGGTGCGGCTCGACTTCGCGCGCTCGGGGGGGAACGGCGTGCGACTTCACGCTCTCTCGGCGACGAAGATCGCAGAAGAATTGGGCCATCGCATCGTCGCGAATATCGTCATGCTCGGTTTCCTCTGCGCGCTCGCTCCCCTCGTCTCCCCATCGGGGATGAAAGAGGCCTTGCGCTCTTCGCTCCCGAAGAGCGCCATTGAGTTGAACCTGATGGCCTTCGACGCCGGATATGAACGCGGGCTCCAAGTTCGGATATAA
- a CDS encoding leucine dehydrogenase has product MTPLTKMEEYGHEEVIFCQNKDVGLRAIIAIHDTTLGPALGGTRMWPYKTEEEALLDVLRLSRAMTYKAAAAGLNLGGGKAVIIGDPKKDKSEALFRAFGRFVESLKGRFITGEDVGIDVNDIEYMYMETRYVSGLSPAHGGGGDPAPVTAFGVLQGLQACVQEKLGRDSLKGLSVAVQGLGNVGFNLAARLIEEGVHVFGSDIDPDKVERARSELKKIEIVSPEQIYDVDADIFAPCALGAVLNDQTIPRMKFKIVAGAANNQLEEDRHGVELHRRGILYAPDYVINAGGLINVYVELEGYDRERALRMTRGIYYNLRRVFDISRRENIPTFQAADRLVEERIAMVRRLKSMYTGQAVHRFRWEMR; this is encoded by the coding sequence ATGACCCCATTGACGAAGATGGAAGAGTATGGGCACGAAGAGGTCATTTTCTGCCAGAATAAGGACGTCGGGCTGCGGGCGATCATCGCCATTCACGATACGACGCTCGGGCCAGCTTTGGGCGGCACGCGGATGTGGCCCTATAAGACGGAGGAAGAGGCCTTACTGGATGTGCTGCGGCTCTCGCGGGCGATGACGTATAAGGCCGCGGCTGCTGGCCTCAACCTCGGCGGGGGGAAAGCCGTCATCATCGGTGATCCGAAGAAGGACAAGTCTGAAGCGCTCTTTCGTGCTTTCGGGCGTTTCGTTGAGAGCCTGAAGGGGCGTTTCATCACCGGCGAAGATGTCGGCATAGACGTCAACGATATCGAGTACATGTACATGGAGACGCGGTATGTCTCCGGACTCTCCCCCGCCCACGGAGGCGGAGGAGACCCCGCCCCCGTCACGGCCTTCGGTGTGCTGCAAGGCTTGCAAGCCTGCGTGCAGGAGAAGCTGGGACGGGATTCCCTCAAAGGTTTGAGCGTCGCTGTCCAAGGGCTCGGGAATGTCGGCTTCAATTTGGCCGCGCGGCTCATCGAGGAGGGCGTTCACGTCTTTGGCTCGGACATTGACCCGGATAAAGTGGAACGGGCGCGAAGCGAATTGAAGAAGATCGAGATCGTCAGTCCGGAGCAGATCTACGATGTAGACGCGGACATCTTCGCCCCTTGCGCGCTCGGCGCCGTCTTGAACGATCAAACGATCCCCCGAATGAAGTTCAAGATCGTCGCCGGAGCAGCGAACAACCAGCTCGAAGAAGATCGGCACGGCGTGGAACTGCACCGCCGAGGCATTCTCTACGCCCCCGATTACGTGATCAACGCCGGGGGGTTGATCAACGTCTACGTCGAGCTGGAGGGGTATGACCGCGAGCGCGCGCTGCGCATGACGCGCGGCATCTATTACAATCTGCGCCGCGTCTTCGATATCTCTCGACGAGAGAACATCCCCACCTTTCAGGCAGCGGATCGCCTCGTCGAAGAGCGCATCGCCATGGTCCGACGGCTCAAGAGCATGTACACGGGCCAGGCCGTCCATCGCTTTCGATGGGAGATGCGCTGA
- a CDS encoding cytochrome c family protein yields the protein MRQRSLLKLFAVGGILLFFVVVLTVGRSSALAPQGNPSAEWRRSRHANRDTAVAEATVERRGTGAAHCGRCHSEQGFIAWVPQLLAGDPGFIKKPDGSAADEAYLRSLGLTTDRVQPITCRTCHGDDFQMRIRDNTPMLPAGFEAWAVGQGAICMTCHNTRNDRIKWDAADPGRYTAPHYSAEADVIMGKNAFFLDDTVNGASPHGLFVGDSCVTCHLTLGKDGHTFQASETSCVSCHGPSMTIEFVQKPIETLLEQVKAAIERRILAVRDQIGVVRRWDPATGAYTENFPLDGRQIRKLAEIRSIGGLISFRFTLADGTEVYARAGEIWDRPGGRRIFATSDPIIRASWNYLLIKYDGSLGVHNPSFARNVLLATLRALR from the coding sequence ATGCGTCAACGATCACTTCTGAAGCTCTTCGCCGTAGGTGGGATCCTACTCTTTTTCGTTGTTGTTTTGACTGTCGGGCGCTCATCGGCCTTGGCTCCGCAGGGAAATCCATCTGCTGAATGGCGGCGCAGTCGGCACGCCAATCGCGATACGGCCGTCGCGGAAGCGACAGTCGAACGTCGAGGGACGGGAGCCGCTCACTGCGGGCGCTGCCATAGCGAGCAGGGGTTCATCGCTTGGGTACCGCAGCTTCTGGCAGGGGACCCGGGTTTTATCAAGAAGCCGGATGGATCAGCAGCCGATGAAGCGTATCTTCGGAGCTTGGGCCTGACGACGGATCGCGTACAGCCGATCACATGCCGGACGTGCCATGGAGATGACTTCCAGATGCGTATTCGCGATAATACGCCGATGCTGCCCGCGGGGTTCGAAGCGTGGGCTGTGGGACAGGGCGCGATTTGCATGACCTGCCACAATACGCGCAACGATCGCATCAAGTGGGACGCGGCGGATCCCGGTCGCTATACGGCTCCACATTATTCTGCGGAGGCTGACGTCATCATGGGGAAGAATGCCTTCTTCCTCGACGATACGGTGAACGGCGCTTCTCCCCATGGCCTTTTTGTGGGTGACAGCTGCGTGACGTGCCATCTGACACTTGGCAAGGATGGACATACGTTCCAAGCGTCTGAAACTTCATGTGTGAGTTGCCACGGTCCCTCCATGACGATCGAGTTCGTGCAGAAGCCGATCGAGACGTTGCTCGAGCAAGTCAAGGCCGCTATCGAGCGACGCATCCTGGCCGTTCGCGATCAAATCGGCGTGGTTCGCAGGTGGGACCCAGCGACCGGTGCCTATACGGAGAACTTCCCGCTCGATGGCCGGCAGATCAGAAAACTCGCCGAGATCCGGAGCATTGGTGGGTTGATCAGCTTTCGCTTCACCTTGGCTGATGGGACGGAGGTATATGCCCGAGCGGGGGAGATTTGGGATCGGCCCGGCGGCCGTCGCATCTTCGCGACCTCGGATCCGATCATTCGCGCGTCTTGGAACTATCTCCTGATCAAGTACGACGGGAGCCTTGGCGTGCACAATCCGAGCTTCGCTCGTAATGTGCTCTTGGCCACGTTGAGGGCGCTGCGGTAG